One Halobacterium zhouii genomic region harbors:
- the lonB gene encoding ATP-dependent protease LonB: MSNESNTDTHLDDASESEDVQTRDEPQNGGSGGPHGDSSSEQTDAPQEPRPRDDPESEESGDRDLEDLGSEVGVEGDVSINEDIAEDDLLGGLEIDDTSDIEVPDRLVDQVIGQEEARDIIIRAAKQHRHVMMIGSPGTGKSLLGKAMSHLLPKERLQDVLVYHNPDDSNEPKVRTVPAGKGEQIVGAHKEEARKRNQMRSFLMWIIILIVVGYAFLMASRPLLGILAAGIIYLGFRYTSRGSDSMVPKLLINNADRQVAPFEDATGAHAGALLGDVRHDPFQSGGMETPSHDRVEAGAIHKSHKGVLFLDEINTLDIRSQQKLMTAIQEGEFSITGQSERSSGAMVQTEPVPTDFIMVAAGNMDAVENMHPALRSRIKGFGYEVYMDDTIEDTPEMRRKYARFVAQEVEKDGRLPHFEPDAIRAVILEAKRRAGRKEQLSLKLRELGGLVRVAGDVARSRGDDLTTRDAVMQAKKRSRSIEQQFADDYIERRKDYELKVSDGEAVGRVNGLAVMGGDSGIVLPVMAEVTPRQGEGGEVIATGQLKENAQEAVDNVSAIIKKFSDEDISEKDIHVQFVQTQGVDGDSASITVATAVISALENAPISQNLAMTGSLSVRGDVLPVGGVTHKIEAAAKAGCDRVIIPKSNEQDVMIEEEYEDQIEIIPVSHISEVLDVALVGEPEKDSLVDRLKSITGKAFEGKVDSGATGNPSPQ, encoded by the coding sequence ATGAGCAACGAATCGAACACGGACACGCACCTCGACGACGCCTCCGAATCCGAGGACGTCCAGACCCGCGACGAGCCCCAGAACGGTGGCTCTGGCGGCCCCCACGGTGACAGCTCCTCGGAGCAGACCGACGCTCCGCAGGAGCCCCGCCCCCGGGACGACCCCGAGAGCGAGGAGTCTGGCGACCGCGATCTCGAAGATCTCGGCAGCGAGGTCGGCGTAGAGGGCGACGTGTCTATCAACGAAGACATCGCCGAGGACGACCTGCTCGGCGGCCTCGAGATCGACGACACGTCGGACATCGAGGTCCCCGACCGCCTGGTCGACCAGGTGATCGGTCAGGAGGAAGCCCGCGACATCATCATCCGTGCCGCGAAACAGCACCGCCACGTGATGATGATCGGCTCCCCGGGGACGGGGAAATCCCTGCTCGGGAAGGCGATGAGCCACCTCCTGCCGAAGGAACGCCTCCAGGACGTTCTCGTCTACCACAACCCCGACGACTCTAACGAACCGAAGGTTCGTACGGTCCCCGCCGGAAAGGGCGAACAGATCGTCGGCGCCCACAAGGAGGAAGCCCGCAAGCGCAACCAGATGCGCTCGTTCCTGATGTGGATCATCATCCTCATCGTCGTCGGCTACGCCTTCCTGATGGCCAGCCGACCGCTCCTGGGCATCCTCGCCGCCGGTATCATCTACCTCGGCTTCCGGTACACCAGTCGCGGCAGCGACTCGATGGTGCCAAAGCTCCTCATCAACAACGCCGACCGTCAGGTCGCGCCGTTCGAGGACGCGACCGGCGCACACGCCGGCGCGCTGCTCGGTGACGTCCGCCACGACCCGTTCCAGAGCGGCGGCATGGAGACGCCGAGCCACGACCGCGTCGAGGCCGGCGCCATCCACAAATCCCACAAGGGCGTGCTGTTCCTCGACGAGATCAACACGCTCGACATCCGCAGCCAGCAGAAACTCATGACGGCGATCCAGGAGGGCGAGTTCTCCATCACCGGCCAGTCCGAGCGCTCCTCGGGCGCGATGGTGCAGACCGAACCCGTCCCGACGGACTTCATCATGGTCGCCGCCGGGAACATGGACGCCGTCGAGAACATGCACCCTGCGCTGCGCTCCCGCATCAAGGGCTTCGGGTACGAGGTGTACATGGACGACACCATCGAGGACACCCCGGAGATGCGCCGCAAGTACGCGCGCTTCGTCGCCCAGGAGGTCGAGAAGGACGGCCGACTCCCGCACTTCGAACCGGACGCCATCCGCGCGGTCATCCTCGAAGCCAAGCGCCGCGCCGGCCGCAAGGAACAGCTCTCGCTGAAACTCCGGGAGCTCGGCGGACTCGTCCGCGTCGCCGGCGACGTCGCCCGCTCTCGCGGTGACGATCTCACCACGCGGGACGCCGTGATGCAGGCGAAGAAGCGCTCGCGTTCCATCGAACAGCAGTTCGCGGACGACTACATCGAGCGCCGGAAGGACTACGAGCTCAAGGTCTCGGACGGCGAAGCCGTCGGCCGCGTCAACGGGCTCGCCGTCATGGGCGGGGACTCCGGCATCGTCCTCCCCGTGATGGCCGAAGTCACGCCCCGCCAGGGCGAAGGCGGCGAAGTCATCGCCACCGGCCAGCTCAAGGAGAACGCACAGGAGGCCGTCGACAACGTCTCCGCGATCATCAAGAAGTTCTCCGACGAGGACATCTCCGAGAAGGACATCCACGTGCAGTTCGTGCAGACGCAGGGCGTCGACGGCGACTCCGCGTCCATCACCGTCGCCACCGCGGTCATCTCCGCACTCGAGAACGCGCCCATCTCGCAGAACCTCGCGATGACGGGCAGCCTCTCGGTCCGGGGCGACGTGCTCCCGGTCGGCGGCGTCACCCACAAGATCGAAGCCGCCGCCAAGGCCGGCTGCGACCGCGTCATCATCCCGAAATCCAACGAGCAGGACGTCATGATCGAGGAGGAGTACGAGGACCAGATCGAGATCATCCCCGTCTCCCACATCAGCGAAGTCCTCGACGTCGCGCTCGTCGGCGAACCCGAGAAGGACTCTCTGGTCGACCGCCTCAAATCCATCACCGGCAAAGCCTTCGAAGGCAAAGTGGATTCGGGCGCGACCGGCAACCCGAGTCCGCAATAG
- a CDS encoding MFS transporter: MAGFNAVRRYYAYLATTAYGFYLPVGLLYLEQQYGWVVVGLTQGVFSFALVAAEIPTGYVGDRIGRRASLALGNVISTGALGAFVFLDSPLEYCALYAVWALGWGFRSGTSEAWLYEFLASRGDTESYTRLDGRARTVRLLVSAAGAVLAGVLVTFGWGVPLFVNAALSALGVPILLSLPAVGATTENDADDPPAGDPKPGDADVFGVRDAVRMLRVQARRPEIRWLVVYVGLFYVLFAVTRPYESPIAEQVGVPVAALGALFAGFKLVSAGAAASAGWVRDAFGTRGVLALLVPVYGVAFASVAFVPLFVLPVFFLNRGLKTVLGPIRNQYVNDRLEDVGRATVLSGVSMLLSVAAGTANLFSGPLIDAFGPFRFLAGAGVAAATAAGVLWVAVDPVREDADSPVGTTPSPATD; the protein is encoded by the coding sequence ATGGCGGGATTCAACGCTGTCCGCCGCTACTACGCGTACCTCGCGACCACCGCGTACGGCTTTTACCTGCCCGTGGGGCTGCTCTACCTCGAACAGCAGTACGGGTGGGTGGTCGTCGGCCTCACGCAGGGCGTGTTCTCCTTCGCGCTCGTCGCCGCCGAGATTCCCACCGGGTACGTCGGCGACCGAATCGGGCGGCGCGCCAGTCTCGCGCTCGGCAACGTCATTTCGACGGGCGCGCTCGGCGCGTTCGTCTTCCTCGATTCGCCCCTGGAGTACTGCGCGCTGTACGCGGTGTGGGCGCTCGGGTGGGGGTTCCGCTCGGGAACGAGCGAAGCGTGGCTGTACGAGTTCCTGGCGTCCCGGGGCGACACCGAGTCGTACACGCGCCTCGACGGGCGCGCGAGAACCGTTCGACTGTTGGTGTCCGCCGCAGGCGCGGTACTCGCGGGCGTCCTCGTCACGTTCGGGTGGGGCGTCCCGCTGTTCGTGAACGCCGCGCTGTCCGCACTCGGCGTTCCAATTTTGCTCTCGCTTCCCGCCGTCGGCGCGACCACTGAGAACGACGCTGACGACCCGCCAGCGGGCGACCCCAAACCCGGAGACGCCGACGTATTCGGCGTCCGGGACGCCGTGCGGATGCTCCGCGTGCAGGCCCGGCGCCCCGAGATCCGGTGGCTGGTGGTGTACGTCGGACTGTTCTACGTGTTGTTCGCCGTGACGCGGCCCTACGAGTCGCCGATTGCGGAGCAGGTGGGCGTGCCCGTCGCCGCGCTCGGCGCGCTGTTCGCGGGATTCAAACTGGTCTCGGCCGGCGCCGCCGCCAGCGCCGGGTGGGTCCGGGACGCGTTCGGCACGCGGGGCGTGCTGGCGCTTCTCGTCCCCGTCTACGGGGTCGCGTTCGCCAGCGTCGCGTTCGTTCCGCTGTTCGTCCTCCCGGTGTTCTTCCTGAACCGCGGGCTCAAGACGGTGCTGGGCCCCATCCGGAACCAGTACGTAAACGACCGCCTCGAAGACGTCGGGCGCGCCACCGTGCTCTCGGGCGTGTCGATGCTGCTCTCGGTGGCCGCCGGCACGGCGAACCTGTTCAGCGGCCCGCTCATCGACGCGTTCGGGCCGTTCCGATTCCTCGCTGGCGCCGGCGTTGCCGCCGCGACTGCCGCGGGCGTGCTGTGGGTCGCCGTCGACCCGGTCCGCGAGGACGCCGACTCCCCGGTGGGGACCACGCCGAGTCCCGCCACCGACTGA
- a CDS encoding CPBP family intramembrane glutamic endopeptidase, which translates to MEPRWTLFAGAVALLTVGLVALARASAALAGDDVRAMTTGELLANVVVTQGGFGVLVVAAVWLTRIPLDALGVTTATSTVAVAGAGLTIGVVLYAANEGFARVLDAAGLGYDEAMRDALSPDSLGGWAALLAVALPLVAGFEELLFRGALVGALSVGFGVSPWLLAAVSSVAFGLAHSAQGGVGVLLATLLGFALAAVFVLTDSLLAVILAHYVVNALEFAVHGR; encoded by the coding sequence ATGGAGCCCCGCTGGACGCTGTTCGCCGGCGCAGTCGCGTTGCTGACGGTCGGACTCGTCGCGCTCGCGCGGGCGTCGGCGGCGCTCGCGGGCGACGACGTTCGCGCGATGACGACTGGCGAACTGCTGGCGAACGTCGTCGTGACCCAGGGCGGGTTCGGCGTGCTCGTGGTCGCTGCGGTGTGGCTCACGCGGATCCCCCTCGATGCGCTGGGCGTGACGACGGCAACGTCGACCGTGGCCGTCGCCGGCGCCGGTCTGACCATCGGCGTCGTGCTCTACGCCGCGAACGAGGGGTTCGCGCGGGTGCTCGACGCGGCGGGCCTGGGGTACGACGAGGCGATGCGCGACGCGCTCTCGCCGGACTCGCTCGGCGGATGGGCGGCGCTCCTGGCCGTCGCGCTGCCGCTGGTCGCGGGGTTCGAGGAACTCCTGTTCCGCGGGGCGCTCGTCGGCGCGCTCTCCGTCGGGTTCGGCGTCTCGCCGTGGCTACTCGCAGCCGTGTCGAGTGTCGCGTTCGGGCTCGCGCACTCCGCGCAGGGCGGCGTGGGCGTGTTGCTCGCGACGCTGCTCGGGTTCGCGCTTGCCGCAGTGTTCGTCCTCACCGATAGCCTGCTCGCCGTGATACTCGCCCACTACGTCGTGAACGCCCTGGAGTTCGCTGTCCACGGCCGGTAG
- a CDS encoding MGMT family protein, protein MDAAGIYARESNYLERYVQLGVAGDRIISVSFPDAEPADASADHELLERIDAYLEGVEDDFADVDVGLTLPTNQRAVLEAVRKIPYGDQITVRTLTSTVSGLDSDDDEDLDLAREALADNPVPLLIPDHRVRDGPSGAPPPVEQRLRSLEGL, encoded by the coding sequence ATGGACGCGGCGGGCATCTACGCGCGCGAATCGAACTACCTCGAACGGTACGTCCAACTCGGCGTCGCTGGCGACCGCATCATCAGCGTCTCCTTCCCCGACGCCGAGCCCGCGGACGCGAGCGCCGACCACGAACTCCTCGAACGCATCGACGCCTACCTCGAAGGCGTCGAGGACGACTTCGCGGACGTCGACGTCGGACTCACCCTCCCAACCAACCAGCGAGCGGTACTCGAGGCCGTCCGGAAGATACCCTACGGCGACCAGATCACCGTCAGGACGCTCACTTCGACGGTGTCCGGACTGGACAGCGACGACGACGAAGACCTCGACCTCGCACGCGAGGCACTCGCAGACAATCCCGTCCCCCTCCTGATTCCCGACCACCGCGTGCGCGACGGGCCCAGCGGCGCGCCGCCCCCCGTCGAGCAGCGACTCCGCTCGCTCGAAGGACTGTAG
- the trpC gene encoding indole-3-glycerol phosphate synthase: protein MSESNALAPAVQSILAAARDRTHDTERLSVAPRSLPTALESAERDGRTPVVAEVKPTSPSTSGGRRDDSETRIDDPATAAREMVAGGAAAVSVLTEPEHFGGSLAALRAVRDAVDVPVLRKDFLLEEGHLDAVEADVVLLIARFLGDDLEPMLEAARDRGFRALVEVHDGDELARAVDAGATLVGVNNRDLAELTVDLDTFESVAPAVPEDVTLVAESGIGSPADVRRMREAGADGLLVGNAVVDGGQGSVRANTRRLVEA from the coding sequence ATGAGTGAGTCGAACGCGCTCGCGCCGGCGGTCCAGTCCATCCTGGCCGCCGCGCGCGACCGAACCCACGACACAGAGCGCCTGTCGGTTGCCCCGCGGTCGCTTCCTACCGCGCTCGAATCGGCCGAGCGAGACGGACGCACGCCGGTCGTCGCGGAGGTGAAACCGACGAGCCCGTCGACCAGTGGTGGACGACGAGACGACTCGGAAACCCGAATCGACGACCCCGCGACGGCCGCCCGCGAGATGGTCGCCGGCGGCGCGGCGGCCGTCTCCGTGCTCACCGAACCGGAGCACTTCGGCGGGTCGCTTGCCGCGCTGCGTGCGGTCCGCGACGCCGTCGACGTGCCCGTGCTCCGGAAGGACTTCCTGCTCGAGGAGGGCCACCTCGACGCCGTCGAGGCCGACGTTGTCCTCCTCATCGCGCGCTTCCTCGGCGACGACCTCGAACCGATGCTCGAGGCCGCCCGCGACCGGGGGTTTCGGGCGCTCGTGGAGGTCCACGACGGCGACGAACTCGCTCGCGCCGTCGACGCCGGTGCGACACTCGTCGGCGTGAACAACCGCGACCTCGCGGAACTCACCGTCGACCTCGACACGTTCGAGTCGGTCGCGCCGGCCGTCCCCGAGGACGTCACGCTCGTCGCCGAGAGCGGCATCGGATCGCCGGCGGACGTCCGACGGATGCGTGAGGCGGGCGCCGACGGCTTGCTCGTCGGGAACGCAGTGGTAGACGGCGGCCAGGGAAGCGTTCGCGCGAACACCCGGAGGCTGGTCGAGGCATGA
- the trpB gene encoding tryptophan synthase subunit beta, with product MSEDPVRSGKFGDYGGQYVPEVLMPAVEELADAYERYVLENEDGFVDEFRRHLREFGGRPTPLSHAANLSERYGTEVYLKREDLLHGGAHKLNNALGQVLLAKYMGKERVVAETGAGQHGTATAMACAYLDMPCEIYMGRTDVNRQRPNVFRMRIHDAEVNPVDAGSGTLKEAINETMRDWATNVEDTHYVVGSVVGPHPFPAMVRDFQSVISEELREQSREQLGQLPEAVIACAGGGSNTMGAFSAFIGSAELFGAPTGAHEPAPDVDLLAVEAGGAELGVDADEGYAPNSASLTTGSEGVLHGARTKLLQTDEGQIVESHSVSAGLDYAGVGPELAHLVDEGRVTPVSVGDDAALEAFHCLSREEGIIPALESSHAIAYLEEYEGEGPVVVNVSGRGDKDLDTVIEESAERDLDVAPSMEVFEQ from the coding sequence ATGAGCGAAGACCCAGTCAGATCCGGGAAGTTCGGCGACTACGGCGGCCAGTACGTTCCCGAAGTGTTGATGCCGGCAGTCGAGGAACTCGCGGACGCCTACGAGCGCTACGTCCTCGAGAACGAGGACGGGTTCGTCGACGAGTTCCGCCGCCACCTCCGGGAGTTCGGCGGGCGGCCGACGCCGCTCTCACACGCCGCGAACCTCTCCGAGCGATACGGAACTGAGGTCTACCTGAAGCGTGAGGACCTGCTCCACGGCGGCGCGCACAAACTCAACAACGCGCTCGGGCAGGTGTTGCTCGCGAAGTACATGGGCAAGGAACGCGTCGTCGCAGAGACCGGCGCGGGCCAGCACGGCACCGCCACCGCGATGGCGTGTGCGTACCTCGACATGCCCTGCGAGATCTACATGGGCCGTACGGACGTGAACCGGCAGCGGCCGAACGTCTTCCGGATGCGCATCCACGACGCCGAGGTGAACCCCGTCGATGCGGGGTCGGGAACCCTGAAGGAGGCCATCAACGAGACGATGCGGGACTGGGCGACGAACGTCGAGGACACCCACTACGTCGTCGGAAGCGTCGTCGGCCCGCACCCATTCCCGGCGATGGTCCGGGACTTCCAGTCGGTCATCAGCGAGGAACTGCGCGAGCAGTCACGGGAGCAACTGGGTCAGTTGCCGGAGGCCGTAATCGCGTGCGCTGGCGGTGGGTCGAACACGATGGGTGCGTTCTCGGCGTTCATCGGGAGTGCCGAACTATTCGGTGCGCCGACTGGCGCACACGAGCCAGCGCCGGACGTCGACCTGCTCGCCGTCGAGGCCGGCGGCGCCGAACTCGGCGTCGACGCCGACGAGGGGTACGCGCCGAACTCCGCGAGTCTCACCACCGGGAGCGAGGGCGTGCTCCACGGCGCGCGCACCAAACTGCTCCAGACCGACGAGGGTCAGATCGTCGAATCCCACTCGGTGAGCGCGGGCCTCGACTACGCGGGCGTCGGCCCCGAGCTCGCGCATCTCGTCGACGAGGGCCGGGTCACGCCCGTCTCCGTCGGCGACGACGCAGCCCTCGAGGCGTTCCACTGCCTCTCCCGCGAGGAGGGCATCATCCCCGCGCTCGAATCCAGTCACGCGATCGCGTACCTGGAGGAGTACGAGGGCGAGGGACCGGTCGTCGTCAACGTCTCCGGGCGCGGCGACAAGGACCTCGACACTGTCATCGAGGAGTCCGCGGAACGCGACCTCGACGTGGCGCCGTCGATGGAGGTGTTCGAACAGTGA
- the trpA gene encoding tryptophan synthase subunit alpha, whose translation MTRDDGADAGRDDASRSDLADAFADGDALVSYVAAGDPSAAATKEYAEALVAGGTDVLELGLPFSEPVAEGPTIQRALQRALDAGMTPDAYLDLVRDLDVDVPVVCMTYYNLILRYGSSEGRDASEPGPEAFVEAAADAGVSGFVVPDLPVNESERMAAACREHGVDLVFIVAPTTTDERLERMLDRTTGFVYVQGRVGTTGARDDVSAAAHGSLDRLAEANVPKAVGFGISAGEHAREVVAGGADGVIVGSAYVDEIADGVENDEPTADVAARLESLARELKTGAERGASADGEGGTTADHDSPEPQRK comes from the coding sequence GTGACCCGAGACGACGGCGCGGACGCGGGGCGCGACGACGCGAGCAGGAGCGACCTCGCAGACGCGTTCGCGGACGGTGACGCTCTGGTCTCGTACGTCGCGGCGGGCGACCCGAGCGCGGCGGCGACGAAGGAGTACGCCGAAGCGCTCGTCGCGGGCGGCACCGACGTGCTGGAACTCGGACTTCCGTTCAGCGAACCCGTCGCGGAGGGACCGACCATCCAGCGCGCACTCCAGCGCGCGCTCGACGCCGGGATGACGCCCGACGCCTACCTCGACCTCGTCCGGGACCTCGACGTCGACGTGCCGGTCGTCTGCATGACGTACTACAACCTGATACTTCGGTACGGAAGCAGCGAGGGGCGTGACGCCTCCGAACCCGGGCCCGAGGCGTTCGTGGAGGCGGCCGCGGACGCCGGCGTCTCGGGGTTCGTGGTGCCCGACCTCCCGGTGAACGAGTCCGAGCGGATGGCGGCGGCGTGCCGCGAGCACGGCGTCGATCTCGTGTTCATCGTGGCGCCGACGACGACTGACGAACGCCTCGAGCGCATGCTCGACCGGACGACGGGGTTCGTCTACGTGCAGGGTCGAGTCGGCACTACCGGCGCGCGCGACGACGTCAGCGCGGCCGCCCACGGCAGCCTCGACCGCCTCGCTGAGGCCAACGTGCCGAAGGCCGTCGGCTTCGGCATCTCCGCGGGCGAGCACGCCCGGGAGGTTGTGGCGGGCGGTGCGGACGGCGTCATCGTCGGGAGCGCGTACGTCGACGAGATAGCCGACGGTGTCGAGAACGACGAACCGACTGCCGACGTCGCGGCCCGACTCGAGTCGCTCGCGCGAGAACTGAAGACCGGCGCAGAGCGCGGCGCGTCTGCCGACGGCGAAGGCGGGACGACCGCCGACCACGATTCGCCCGAACCGCAACGCAAATAG
- a CDS encoding 2-amino-3,7-dideoxy-D-threo-hept-6-ulosonate synthase: MTTGKTARLERISRDGRFVTVPMDHGITLGAVDGLVDIESTIDAVTRGGADAVLTQKGIAERVHPNKNDAGYVVHLNASTTIGPDENDKRMTGTVEEAVRAGADAVSLHVNVGSEHEPEQLEDLAEATREAERLGMPVLAMAYARGHGVDEHDAENLGHAVRFAEEAGADLVKTAYSGSTESFERVVESTSNPVIIAGGSPRSERETLATVRDAVDAGAAGVSMGRTIFQHDDPEAMTRAVVAVVHDGATPDEALRVAGLPIEV; the protein is encoded by the coding sequence ATGACCACAGGGAAGACAGCGCGACTGGAACGAATCAGCCGAGACGGCCGATTCGTGACAGTCCCGATGGACCACGGTATCACGCTCGGGGCCGTAGACGGTCTCGTAGACATCGAATCGACAATCGACGCAGTGACGCGAGGCGGCGCCGACGCCGTTCTCACGCAGAAGGGCATCGCCGAGCGCGTCCACCCGAACAAGAACGACGCGGGCTACGTCGTCCACCTCAACGCGTCGACGACTATCGGCCCGGACGAGAACGACAAGCGCATGACCGGCACCGTCGAGGAGGCCGTCCGGGCGGGCGCTGACGCCGTCTCGCTCCACGTCAACGTCGGGAGCGAGCACGAACCCGAGCAACTGGAGGACCTCGCCGAGGCCACTCGTGAGGCCGAGCGTCTCGGGATGCCCGTGCTTGCGATGGCGTACGCGCGAGGCCACGGCGTCGACGAGCATGACGCCGAGAACCTCGGCCACGCCGTCCGATTCGCTGAAGAAGCGGGCGCCGATCTCGTGAAGACTGCGTATTCTGGCAGCACGGAGAGTTTCGAGCGCGTCGTCGAGTCGACGAGCAACCCCGTCATCATCGCGGGCGGCAGTCCGAGGAGCGAGCGCGAGACGCTCGCGACCGTTCGGGACGCGGTGGACGCGGGCGCGGCAGGCGTCTCGATGGGTCGCACCATATTCCAGCACGACGACCCCGAGGCGATGACCCGGGCGGTCGTCGCAGTCGTCCACGACGGCGCCACGCCGGACGAGGCGCTGCGCGTTGCTGGATTGCCGATAGAAGTGTAG
- a CDS encoding 3-dehydroquinate synthase II, whose amino-acid sequence MTRSVWLKADDSVGDWDARKRRITAGLEAGVDWVLVDEGDVERVRELGSVNVAAFGSDDADVIEEADPDAANDDAMPDAYVAGKGGEGDGTVELPSDLSGSADLSALRRGHANAAYVRVLDPEYESFAEQAAENAEFTLVAGEDWTIIPLENLIARIGEETTLVAGVDSAAEAETAFETLDVGADAVLLDSDDPDEIRRTVNVRDAADRERLDLAWATVTEVEEAGSADRVCVDTGSLLEDDEGMLVGSMSRGLFFVHAETAESPYVAARPFRVNAGAVHAYVRTPDGGTKYLSELQSGDEVQVADRDGHTRSAVVGRAKIEKRPMFRVEAETEAGDRIETLLQNAETIKVATSEGRTAVTDLEAGDELLVYLESGARHFGESIEERIIEK is encoded by the coding sequence ATGACACGGTCCGTCTGGCTGAAGGCCGACGACTCCGTCGGCGATTGGGACGCCCGCAAGCGCCGCATCACCGCGGGACTGGAAGCGGGCGTCGACTGGGTGCTCGTGGACGAGGGAGACGTCGAGCGCGTGCGCGAACTCGGGTCCGTGAACGTCGCCGCGTTCGGATCCGACGACGCGGACGTCATCGAGGAAGCCGACCCCGACGCGGCGAACGACGACGCGATGCCCGACGCGTACGTCGCCGGCAAGGGCGGCGAGGGGGACGGTACAGTCGAACTGCCCTCGGACCTCTCCGGGAGCGCCGACCTCTCCGCGCTCCGGCGCGGCCACGCGAACGCCGCCTACGTCCGCGTCCTCGACCCCGAGTACGAATCGTTCGCCGAACAGGCCGCCGAGAACGCCGAGTTCACGCTCGTCGCGGGCGAGGACTGGACGATCATCCCGCTGGAGAACCTAATCGCGCGCATCGGCGAGGAGACCACGCTCGTCGCGGGCGTCGACTCCGCGGCCGAAGCCGAGACGGCCTTCGAGACGCTGGACGTCGGCGCGGACGCCGTCCTGCTGGACAGCGACGACCCCGACGAGATCCGGCGCACGGTGAACGTCCGGGACGCCGCCGACCGCGAGCGACTCGACCTCGCGTGGGCGACGGTCACCGAGGTGGAGGAAGCCGGGAGCGCCGACCGCGTCTGCGTCGACACCGGCAGCCTGCTCGAGGACGACGAGGGGATGCTCGTCGGGTCGATGTCGCGAGGTCTCTTCTTCGTCCACGCCGAGACGGCCGAGTCGCCGTACGTCGCCGCCCGTCCGTTCCGCGTGAACGCGGGCGCTGTCCACGCCTACGTCCGCACGCCCGACGGCGGCACGAAGTACCTCTCGGAGCTCCAGAGCGGCGACGAGGTGCAGGTCGCCGACCGTGACGGCCACACGCGAAGCGCGGTGGTCGGCCGAGCGAAGATCGAGAAACGCCCGATGTTCCGCGTCGAAGCCGAGACGGAGGCAGGCGACAGAATCGAGACGCTACTCCAGAACGCAGAGACCATCAAGGTCGCCACCAGCGAGGGCCGTACCGCCGTTACCGACCTCGAAGCGGGCGACGAACTCCTCGTCTATCTGGAGTCCGGTGCGCGGCACTTCGGCGAATCCATCGAGGAGCGCATCATCGAGAAGTAA
- a CDS encoding zinc ribbon domain-containing protein: MVNRRGALAAVLGFLYPGLGHVYLRKWVRALSWFALALAVAAVVVPPSAYEAFQSGGLDGLIAASESFGLEVTLSLFVVRLLNVADAYLVAVREAAASAAERVPTGGAQETCPNCGGELDDDIDFCPWCTERLDTGESADAN, from the coding sequence GTGGTCAATCGACGTGGCGCTCTCGCGGCCGTGCTTGGCTTCCTCTACCCGGGACTCGGACACGTCTACCTCCGAAAGTGGGTGCGCGCGCTGTCGTGGTTCGCGCTCGCGCTCGCCGTCGCGGCGGTCGTCGTGCCGCCGTCCGCCTACGAGGCGTTCCAGTCCGGTGGCCTGGACGGCCTCATCGCTGCGAGCGAGTCGTTCGGACTGGAGGTGACGCTGAGCCTGTTCGTCGTTCGCCTGCTGAACGTCGCTGATGCGTACCTGGTCGCGGTGCGGGAGGCCGCGGCCTCCGCCGCCGAGCGCGTTCCGACCGGCGGCGCACAGGAGACCTGCCCGAACTGCGGAGGCGAACTCGACGACGACATCGACTTCTGTCCGTGGTGTACGGAGCGCCTGGACACCGGGGAGTCGGCAGACGCCAACTGA
- a CDS encoding type I 3-dehydroquinate dehydratase gives MNFDDFVLAASVSDLADEREAREHADAVELRMDLAVDPLAALESYEGELPVIATNRAASEGGEADDAGRIDALSEAAGVDTVAAIDVELAALTDGDGAEALAAARASDTATIVSAHDFEGTPSLSEMASTLGEACSLGDVGKLAVTATDRGEALDLLRVTHEYAAAGHTVATVSMGELGSHTRCVAPLYGSRIGYAPLDASDATAPGQYDATTLRRLVDDLR, from the coding sequence ATGAACTTCGACGACTTCGTGCTCGCGGCGAGCGTGAGCGACCTCGCCGACGAGCGCGAGGCGCGTGAGCACGCCGACGCCGTGGAGCTCCGGATGGACCTCGCGGTCGACCCGCTCGCGGCGCTCGAGTCCTACGAGGGTGAACTACCCGTCATCGCGACGAACCGCGCGGCGTCGGAGGGTGGCGAAGCGGACGACGCGGGGCGCATCGACGCGCTCTCGGAGGCCGCCGGTGTAGACACCGTAGCCGCGATAGACGTCGAACTCGCGGCGCTCACGGACGGCGACGGCGCGGAGGCGCTGGCGGCGGCGCGCGCGAGCGACACCGCGACCATCGTGTCGGCACACGACTTCGAGGGGACGCCGTCGCTCTCCGAGATGGCGAGCACGCTCGGGGAAGCGTGCTCGCTCGGTGACGTGGGGAAACTCGCGGTCACGGCGACCGACCGCGGGGAGGCACTCGACCTGCTGCGCGTCACCCACGAGTACGCGGCAGCGGGCCACACCGTCGCCACCGTGTCGATGGGTGAACTCGGCAGTCACACGCGGTGTGTCGCGCCGCTGTACGGATCCCGCATCGGGTACGCGCCACTGGACGCGAGCGACGCCACCGCGCCGGGCCAGTACGACGCGACGACGCTGCGGCGACTCGTGGACGACCTGCGGTAG